In Ochotona princeps isolate mOchPri1 chromosome 31, mOchPri1.hap1, whole genome shotgun sequence, a single window of DNA contains:
- the FXN gene encoding frataxin, mitochondrial isoform X2 has product MWTLGLRAAAGLRLRSASGLPTQARAGASRPEEPARPCALRGLRSATAAACEPGPASCPLRCLRQILDVKEQRVCLTTVRTSGTLGGPGSLDETTYERLAEETLDSLAEFFEDLADKPYTLKDYDVSFGSGVLTIHLGGDLGTYVINKQSPNRQIWLSSPSSGPKRYDWTGKNWVYSHDGVSLHQLLATELTEALKTKLDLSALAYSGKGS; this is encoded by the exons ATGTGGACGCTGGGCCTCCGCGCGGCCGCCGGCCTGCGGCTCCGCTCGGCGTCAGGGCTGCCGACCCAGGCCCGCGCAGGCGCCTCGCGGCCGGAGGAGCCCGCCCGGCCCTGCGCCCTCCGAGGCCTGCGCTCCGCCACAGCCGCGGCCTGCGAGCCGGGCCCCGCC AGTTGCCCGCTCCGGTGCCTCCGCCAGATCCTGGATGTGAAGGAGCAACGGGTCTGTCTGACAACTGTGAGGACGTCCGGAACGTTGGGTGGCCCTGG CTCTCTGGACGAGACTACGTATGAACGGCTGGCGGAGGAGACGCTGGATTCCTTGGCGGAGTTCTTTGAAGACCTTGCAGACAAGCCTTATACCCTCAAGGACTACGATGTCTCCTTTGGG AGTGGAGTCCTGACGATTCACCTGGGCGGAGATCTGGGCACCTACGTGATCAACAAGCAGAGCCCCAACAGGCAGATCTGGTTGTCCTCTCCGTCCAG tgGGCCCAAGCGCTACGACTGGACAGGAAAGAACTGGGTGTACTCTCACGATGGCGTCTCCCTCCACCAGCTGCTGGCCACGGAGCTGACTGAAGCCTTAAAGACAAAGCTGGACTTGTCTGCCCTGGCCTATTCTGGAAAGGGCAGTTGA
- the FXN gene encoding frataxin, mitochondrial isoform X1, whose product MWTLGLRAAAGLRLRSASGLPTQARAGASRPEEPARPCALRGLRSATAAACEPGPASCPLRCLRQILDVKEQRVCLTTVRTSGTLGGPGSLDETTYERLAEETLDSLAEFFEDLADKPYTLKDYDVSFGSGVLTIHLGGDLGTYVINKQSPNRQIWLSSPSRCVQSGPKRYDWTGKNWVYSHDGVSLHQLLATELTEALKTKLDLSALAYSGKGS is encoded by the exons ATGTGGACGCTGGGCCTCCGCGCGGCCGCCGGCCTGCGGCTCCGCTCGGCGTCAGGGCTGCCGACCCAGGCCCGCGCAGGCGCCTCGCGGCCGGAGGAGCCCGCCCGGCCCTGCGCCCTCCGAGGCCTGCGCTCCGCCACAGCCGCGGCCTGCGAGCCGGGCCCCGCC AGTTGCCCGCTCCGGTGCCTCCGCCAGATCCTGGATGTGAAGGAGCAACGGGTCTGTCTGACAACTGTGAGGACGTCCGGAACGTTGGGTGGCCCTGG CTCTCTGGACGAGACTACGTATGAACGGCTGGCGGAGGAGACGCTGGATTCCTTGGCGGAGTTCTTTGAAGACCTTGCAGACAAGCCTTATACCCTCAAGGACTACGATGTCTCCTTTGGG AGTGGAGTCCTGACGATTCACCTGGGCGGAGATCTGGGCACCTACGTGATCAACAAGCAGAGCCCCAACAGGCAGATCTGGTTGTCCTCTCCGTCCAGGTGCGTCCAGAG tgGGCCCAAGCGCTACGACTGGACAGGAAAGAACTGGGTGTACTCTCACGATGGCGTCTCCCTCCACCAGCTGCTGGCCACGGAGCTGACTGAAGCCTTAAAGACAAAGCTGGACTTGTCTGCCCTGGCCTATTCTGGAAAGGGCAGTTGA